In a genomic window of Sutcliffiella sp. FSL R7-0096:
- a CDS encoding class I SAM-dependent methyltransferase has protein sequence MIVTTAGRTNEQMIQIAMKIADDLGYPYYHRNKKSIATISSEMQQDIFVIGKSRFEWYCLGKDEPIFFHPNTAVFRAKRWQNGEVEPFLQATDLKEGMKFLDCTLGLASDSIMASMATGPNGQVVGIEGSKMMAYLVKTGLKNWESEMVEMNEAMKRIEVLHGNHQKILSTLPDNSFDVVYFDPMFHHLLEESNGIAPLRNIAVYDELTEKVINDAMRVARHRVVLKDHWQSKRFDQFGFFVCKRKTAKFHYGYLKT, from the coding sequence ATGATCGTGACCACCGCTGGAAGAACAAATGAACAGATGATTCAAATTGCAATGAAAATTGCCGATGATCTAGGCTATCCTTATTATCATAGAAACAAGAAATCAATCGCAACAATTTCTAGTGAAATGCAACAGGATATTTTCGTAATTGGAAAGAGCCGCTTTGAATGGTACTGTCTAGGTAAGGACGAACCGATATTCTTTCATCCCAATACAGCTGTATTCAGAGCAAAAAGGTGGCAAAATGGCGAAGTGGAACCTTTCCTACAGGCAACTGATCTAAAAGAAGGAATGAAGTTCCTGGACTGCACGCTAGGCTTGGCCTCCGATAGTATAATGGCAAGCATGGCAACAGGACCGAATGGTCAGGTTGTTGGGATCGAAGGAAGTAAGATGATGGCCTATCTTGTAAAAACCGGCCTAAAGAATTGGGAATCGGAAATGGTGGAAATGAATGAAGCGATGAAGCGGATTGAAGTCCTTCACGGTAATCATCAGAAGATACTTTCGACATTGCCGGATAATAGTTTTGACGTGGTGTATTTCGATCCAATGTTTCATCATTTATTAGAGGAATCCAATGGTATTGCCCCACTTAGAAATATTGCTGTTTATGACGAATTAACGGAAAAAGTCATAAATGACGCCATGAGAGTCGCAAGGCACCGAGTGGTACTAAAAGATCATTGGCAAAGCAAGAGGTTTGATCAATTTGGTTTTTTTGTATGTAAGAGAAAAACAGCAAAGTTTCATTACGGATATTTGAAAACTTAA
- a CDS encoding BrxA/BrxB family bacilliredoxin — protein MSMAYEEYMKQLVKPMRDELTRAGFEELTTSEAVEDFFNNVEGTTLVVVNSVCGCAAGLARPSATQSIIQADKTPDHLVTVFAGQDKDATSKMREIFGDIPPSSPSMALMKGKEVVHFIHRHDIEANTMENIMTNLQGAFHQYCQ, from the coding sequence ATGTCCATGGCATATGAAGAATACATGAAACAATTAGTGAAACCGATGAGAGACGAACTCACAAGAGCGGGTTTTGAAGAGTTGACTACAAGCGAAGCTGTTGAGGACTTTTTCAACAATGTGGAAGGGACAACACTGGTGGTAGTCAACTCCGTTTGTGGTTGTGCAGCTGGATTGGCCCGTCCATCAGCTACACAGTCCATTATTCAAGCTGACAAAACCCCCGACCACCTAGTGACGGTGTTCGCAGGTCAAGATAAAGATGCCACTTCGAAAATGAGAGAGATCTTTGGTGATATTCCACCGTCCTCGCCTTCCATGGCACTAATGAAAGGCAAAGAAGTCGTACATTTCATCCACCGCCATGATATAGAAGCAAATACGATGGAAAACATCATGACCAATCTGCAAGGAGCCTTTCATCAATACTGTCAATAG
- a CDS encoding conserved virulence factor C family protein, producing MNIQSIEPTPSPNTMKVILSEELPAGARNNYTKENGNEAPEIIQEILGIEGVKGVYHVADFLAVERNARFDWKGILSEVRAAFGEKEETQEGNKQQSLEGFGEVKVFVQMFQGIPMQVKLSDGEQEKRVGLPDRFMQAILTAQQKQDNVVLEREWKEHGVRYGDLEAVGTEIVEELSATFTEERIEKMLKQEENTDKSNTIKSKQRYKVTLEMLDDPDWSKRFAALDQMDPKEEDIPVLAKALEDEKGSIRRLATVYLGMLEESDILPYLSKALKDKSVTVRRTAGDCMSDLGDKAAMPSMIEALKDKNKLVRWRAAMFLYEVGDETALPALHEAENDPEFEVSMQVKMAIQRIEGGEEAKGSVWKQMTERNN from the coding sequence GTGAATATTCAATCCATTGAACCTACTCCTAGTCCCAATACAATGAAGGTTATTTTAAGCGAAGAGTTACCAGCAGGAGCAAGGAATAACTACACCAAAGAGAATGGAAATGAAGCACCTGAAATCATTCAGGAAATACTGGGGATCGAAGGTGTAAAAGGGGTCTACCATGTTGCAGACTTCTTAGCTGTCGAGAGAAACGCTCGTTTTGACTGGAAAGGGATACTTTCTGAAGTACGGGCAGCTTTTGGTGAAAAAGAAGAGACCCAAGAAGGTAATAAACAACAATCATTGGAAGGCTTTGGAGAGGTAAAAGTGTTCGTCCAGATGTTCCAAGGAATTCCTATGCAAGTGAAATTATCCGATGGTGAACAAGAAAAGCGTGTAGGATTACCTGACCGATTTATGCAAGCTATTTTAACCGCTCAACAAAAGCAAGATAATGTAGTACTTGAGAGAGAATGGAAAGAGCATGGTGTCCGTTATGGCGATCTTGAAGCAGTAGGTACGGAAATCGTAGAAGAACTATCTGCAACTTTTACCGAAGAACGGATAGAAAAAATGCTAAAACAAGAAGAAAATACAGATAAATCGAATACCATAAAGTCAAAGCAACGTTACAAAGTGACTCTAGAGATGTTAGACGACCCTGATTGGTCCAAACGCTTTGCGGCGCTTGATCAAATGGATCCAAAAGAAGAGGATATTCCTGTCTTGGCAAAGGCTCTGGAAGATGAAAAGGGTTCCATCCGCCGTTTGGCAACCGTTTATCTTGGCATGCTAGAAGAATCAGATATATTACCTTACCTGTCAAAAGCGCTGAAAGATAAATCGGTAACCGTTAGAAGAACAGCGGGAGACTGTATGTCAGACCTTGGTGATAAAGCAGCAATGCCCTCCATGATCGAAGCACTTAAAGATAAAAATAAATTGGTGCGCTGGAGAGCTGCAATGTTCCTCTATGAAGTAGGGGATGAAACTGCTCTACCTGCTTTGCATGAAGCAGAGAACGATCCTGAATTTGAAGTGAGTATGCAAGTGAAAATGGCTATTCAACGAATTGAAGGTGGAGAAGAAGCAAAAGGTTCCGTGTGGAAGCAGATGACAGAACGGAATAATTAA
- a CDS encoding ABC-F family ATP-binding cassette domain-containing protein has product MKMLIGESLSKTYVEKVLLDNANFSIQEKERVGLIGVNGTGKSTLLKIIAGLETADAGSITTSNDYTIGFLSQQPALEESNTVMEQIFSKESQTNNIIMKYENCLLQVQENPTDEQLHERLANLQSQMDQFQAWDASANAKAVLNKLGINEVNQRIESLSGGQKKRVALAQTLVEAADLLILDEPTNHLDFEAIEWLEDYLGKYQGAVLLVTHDRYFLDKVTNKIFELHNGAIYTYSGNYGDYLEAKAVRQEEQLKTEAKQKSLYRQELEWMRKGAKARTTKQKARIKRFEELDEKVASTSSSGELELLTGSARLGKKVMELEEVSLQYGKKVIFDKVNLLIKQKDRIGIVGPNGVGKSSMLNILAQKLTPTSGKVDVGLTVKLGYYTQEQQDMNLEQRMIEYVKEEAEVIKGEDGQHISASQLLERFLFPPHSHGTPIRKLSGGERKRLYLLRILMSQPNVLLLDEPTNDLDTETLTILEAYLDEFPGVVITVSHDRYFLDKVVEELVIIEGNGSIKRIFGEYTDYVQEQQQKRKEEKQMETAKKEAQFSTRQKQKTLKLSYQEQKDWDTIEETIMSLEEKLENIEAEIAKAGSDYEKVSKWLAEQEETNKRLDEAMNRWEELSEKVEKIKEQS; this is encoded by the coding sequence ATGAAAATGTTAATTGGAGAAAGTCTGTCAAAGACATATGTAGAGAAAGTGTTATTGGATAATGCTAATTTCAGTATCCAGGAAAAAGAGCGGGTCGGCTTGATCGGGGTTAATGGGACAGGTAAGTCAACCTTATTAAAAATCATTGCTGGTCTAGAAACTGCTGATGCTGGTTCCATTACCACATCAAATGACTACACCATCGGATTTCTTTCCCAGCAACCTGCACTCGAAGAGTCTAATACTGTGATGGAGCAAATCTTTAGTAAAGAATCACAAACAAATAACATCATCATGAAATATGAGAACTGTCTACTGCAGGTACAGGAAAACCCGACAGATGAACAGTTGCATGAGCGTCTCGCGAATCTGCAATCTCAGATGGATCAGTTTCAAGCTTGGGATGCCAGCGCAAATGCTAAGGCGGTTCTTAACAAACTGGGTATCAACGAAGTCAACCAACGGATTGAAAGTTTATCAGGAGGCCAGAAAAAAAGGGTCGCACTTGCCCAGACACTGGTTGAAGCTGCGGACCTGCTTATTCTTGATGAACCTACCAACCACCTTGATTTTGAAGCGATTGAATGGCTGGAGGATTATTTAGGTAAGTATCAGGGAGCAGTCCTGCTCGTCACCCATGACCGTTATTTCTTGGACAAGGTCACTAATAAAATATTCGAATTACATAATGGTGCTATTTATACCTACTCTGGTAATTATGGAGACTATTTAGAGGCAAAAGCGGTACGCCAGGAAGAGCAACTAAAAACGGAGGCAAAACAAAAAAGCCTCTATCGCCAAGAGCTTGAATGGATGAGAAAAGGTGCCAAAGCAAGAACAACGAAACAAAAAGCAAGAATCAAGCGCTTTGAGGAGCTTGATGAAAAGGTGGCTTCTACCTCTTCCTCCGGGGAATTGGAACTTCTTACAGGTTCTGCCCGCTTGGGGAAAAAGGTAATGGAGCTTGAAGAGGTGTCCCTACAGTACGGCAAAAAGGTCATATTTGATAAAGTGAACCTCCTAATCAAGCAAAAGGACCGAATCGGTATTGTTGGTCCCAACGGAGTAGGGAAGTCTAGCATGTTAAACATATTGGCACAAAAACTCACTCCTACAAGCGGTAAGGTCGATGTAGGTTTGACAGTTAAGCTTGGTTATTATACACAGGAACAGCAAGATATGAACTTGGAACAAAGAATGATCGAGTATGTTAAAGAAGAGGCGGAAGTCATTAAAGGGGAAGATGGTCAGCACATCAGCGCTTCTCAACTTTTGGAAAGATTTCTATTTCCTCCTCACTCCCATGGTACTCCGATAAGAAAGCTCTCTGGCGGTGAGCGTAAAAGGCTCTATCTATTAAGGATCCTTATGTCACAACCAAATGTTCTGCTCCTGGATGAACCGACCAACGACCTCGATACAGAAACCTTGACCATTCTGGAAGCATATTTGGACGAGTTCCCAGGAGTGGTTATCACTGTATCCCATGACCGTTATTTCCTTGATAAAGTGGTGGAGGAGTTGGTCATCATTGAAGGAAATGGGAGCATAAAAAGAATCTTTGGTGAATACACAGACTATGTGCAGGAACAGCAACAGAAACGAAAAGAAGAGAAACAGATGGAAACAGCAAAGAAGGAAGCACAATTTTCAACCCGTCAAAAGCAGAAAACGTTGAAGCTTTCATACCAGGAACAGAAAGATTGGGATACAATTGAAGAAACGATCATGAGCCTGGAAGAGAAACTGGAGAATATAGAAGCAGAAATTGCCAAAGCCGGCAGTGACTATGAAAAAGTAAGCAAATGGCTTGCTGAGCAGGAAGAAACAAATAAACGGTTGGATGAGGCCATGAACAGATGGGAAGAGCTATCTGAAAAAGTGGAGAAAATCAAAGAGCAATCTTGA
- a CDS encoding HD domain-containing protein, with protein sequence MIHKVEEYVESIFKNDTTGHDWYHIQRVRRLALHIGKVEQANLLMVEIIALLHDVLDDKLTNDKVNSKAEIAELLAELPLTKLHIDEILHTIENIGFKGGNGIVLETLEGKVVQDADRLDALGAIGTARTFMYSGAKGQEMYNPEIEVRSEMTYEQYRKEKSTAINHFHEKLFLLKDTLQTEEAKRIAEEREAFMKQFVDQFMKEWNEI encoded by the coding sequence GTGATACATAAAGTAGAGGAATACGTAGAATCAATATTCAAGAATGATACAACCGGACATGATTGGTACCATATACAAAGAGTCAGAAGACTTGCCTTACATATTGGAAAAGTGGAACAAGCAAACCTATTGATGGTAGAAATCATTGCACTACTGCATGATGTGCTTGACGATAAATTGACTAATGACAAAGTAAATTCAAAAGCAGAAATAGCTGAACTACTGGCGGAACTCCCATTAACGAAATTACATATTGATGAAATTCTACATACGATAGAAAACATCGGCTTCAAAGGCGGAAACGGAATCGTTTTGGAAACGCTTGAAGGGAAGGTGGTACAGGATGCCGATAGATTGGATGCACTTGGTGCCATTGGTACTGCCCGTACATTCATGTATTCCGGTGCGAAAGGGCAAGAGATGTATAATCCGGAAATAGAAGTAAGAAGTGAGATGACATATGAACAATACCGGAAAGAAAAGTCAACAGCCATCAACCACTTCCATGAGAAGCTTTTTCTTTTGAAGGATACGCTTCAGACGGAAGAAGCGAAAAGAATTGCCGAAGAACGCGAGGCATTCATGAAACAATTCGTTGATCAATTTATGAAAGAATGGAATGAGATATAA
- a CDS encoding DegV family protein, which translates to MEKIAWVTDSTAYLDEMLKNHPDVFSIPMVVYFEEEEYLDGVTLSLEDFYTKLEASNTPPKTSQPSVGAFVELYSKLSESYDRIISVHLSSHLSGTVSSSMQAGELVEIPVHTVDSKVISFPLSAMVKKGIKAMEEGKAYEEILDYLHDLATKCDIYVLIGSLEQLHRSGRMSGVQKLLGSLLQIKPIIRIENGKLDVAEKVRTHKKALSKIVDFLEEAHAQATIKELFVLHGTNIEDADSLVANLREKYPDIPINPFPLSTAIAVHAGVNTIGIAWYNE; encoded by the coding sequence ATGGAGAAAATAGCGTGGGTAACAGATAGTACGGCATATTTGGACGAGATGTTGAAGAATCATCCGGATGTGTTTAGCATACCGATGGTCGTCTATTTTGAAGAGGAAGAATATCTGGATGGGGTGACCTTATCCCTAGAGGATTTTTATACAAAATTGGAGGCAAGCAATACTCCGCCCAAAACTTCCCAACCTTCTGTAGGGGCATTTGTGGAATTGTACAGTAAACTTTCAGAATCCTATGACCGAATTATTTCCGTTCACCTATCCAGTCATCTAAGCGGTACAGTTTCGTCTAGTATGCAGGCAGGTGAACTTGTGGAAATCCCTGTTCACACAGTGGATTCAAAAGTGATTTCTTTTCCATTGTCTGCAATGGTAAAGAAAGGGATAAAGGCTATGGAGGAAGGTAAGGCGTATGAGGAAATCCTTGACTACCTCCACGACCTGGCAACAAAATGTGATATCTATGTTCTTATTGGCAGCCTCGAACAACTTCACCGCAGCGGTAGGATGTCGGGGGTGCAAAAATTATTGGGTAGTCTTCTCCAGATTAAACCGATCATTCGTATCGAAAATGGAAAGCTGGATGTCGCCGAAAAAGTAAGGACCCATAAGAAAGCGCTGTCAAAGATTGTGGATTTTTTGGAGGAGGCACATGCCCAAGCAACTATCAAAGAATTGTTTGTCTTACATGGTACGAACATAGAAGATGCTGATAGTCTTGTTGCTAATCTTAGGGAAAAGTATCCGGATATCCCGATTAACCCATTCCCTTTATCCACTGCCATTGCCGTACATGCCGGGGTGAATACGATAGGGATTGCATGGTATAACGAATAA